One Verrucomicrobiaceae bacterium genomic window carries:
- a CDS encoding MoxR family ATPase, translating into MRRLSFFYPMSEFRPLFHQLKTELQKAIVGYDALLGDVLIAIFSGGHVLLEGVPGLGKTYLVRTLSQVIGLEPGRVQCTPDLMPADILGTHIVGEDERGHRTLRYEKGPVFKNLLLVDEINRATPKTQAALLEVMQERCVTTGGERHLLPEPFFVLATQNPMEMEGTYPLPEAQLDRFMFKIKVPFPDLDSLVEISRRTTGFEEPKLNTLVSGESLITMQRELAQMPVADPVAHYASRLVLATHPEQPDALPEVRRYVSYGSSPRGLQSLIRGARVWAAVHGATAVSTDDVRAIALVALRHRIILNFEGEAAQVKVDDIITKLLDSVKTPAMQAA; encoded by the coding sequence ATGCGCCGTCTCTCATTTTTTTATCCGATGTCTGAATTCCGCCCCCTCTTTCACCAGCTCAAAACGGAGCTGCAAAAAGCCATCGTCGGTTACGATGCGCTGCTCGGTGATGTGCTCATTGCGATCTTCTCAGGTGGTCATGTGCTGCTAGAGGGGGTGCCGGGCTTGGGGAAGACCTACTTGGTGCGGACGCTCTCGCAGGTGATCGGCCTGGAGCCGGGGCGGGTGCAATGCACGCCGGATTTGATGCCCGCAGACATTTTGGGCACACACATTGTGGGTGAGGACGAGCGCGGACACCGCACACTGCGCTATGAAAAAGGCCCGGTATTCAAAAACCTGCTGTTAGTCGATGAAATCAACCGCGCTACGCCCAAGACGCAGGCCGCGCTGTTGGAGGTGATGCAGGAGCGCTGTGTGACGACGGGTGGGGAGCGCCATCTGCTGCCAGAGCCGTTTTTCGTGCTCGCTACCCAGAATCCGATGGAGATGGAGGGCACTTATCCGCTGCCAGAGGCGCAGCTCGACCGCTTCATGTTTAAGATCAAAGTGCCGTTCCCAGATTTAGACTCTCTGGTAGAGATTTCCCGCCGCACGACGGGCTTTGAGGAGCCCAAACTGAACACTCTGGTGTCTGGCGAGTCGCTCATCACCATGCAGCGTGAGTTAGCGCAGATGCCGGTGGCAGATCCCGTGGCCCACTATGCCAGCCGCCTCGTGCTCGCGACCCATCCAGAGCAGCCTGATGCGCTGCCAGAGGTGCGGCGCTACGTCAGCTATGGCAGCAGCCCGCGTGGGCTCCAGTCGCTCATCCGAGGTGCCCGCGTGTGGGCCGCTGTGCATGGGGCCACCGCTGTTTCTACCGATGATGTCCGCGCCATCGCCCTCGTAGCTCTGCGTCACCGCATCATCCTCAATTTCGAAGGCGAGGCCGCCCAGGTGAAAGTGGACGACATCATCACCAAGCTGCTGGATTCTGTGAAAACACCTGCCATGCAGGCCGCCTAG
- a CDS encoding class I SAM-dependent rRNA methyltransferase: protein MRPAPRSNHPSRSNRPHRRPPPPAAPVMAVPGAEAWKTPWAQMKYFSFNPAVYPNMLTAVSPDAGPGDLVNVYDKEGNRFGTGFYNGKARVPLRVLDHHHEDFDEAALDARLEAAIDLRLNTLRLNDVSDAWRVIHSDGDGLSGLIVDRYADVLSIEVTTLGIWQRLRRWLPRLHERLGTKQHVIEVDPDIARIEAIRRADVPEADDEAPRSIRIREHGVRYQVSFEDGHKTGFFCDQRENRVRFAQMARGHRVLDLCCYTGGFALAAKVLGGCEDVTGVDLDEKAIAQAKKNADLNQTRLTWTHGDTFTWGRQMQQNGEQWDAVVLDPPKLIHTREPEEAQLGRNKYYDMNVVALSLLRRGGLFVSCSCSGLLDVAEFEEIVMRAAHRSKRRLQILDRPGAGADHPVMSNCPDGRYLKTLWAVAL, encoded by the coding sequence ATGCGTCCAGCTCCGCGCTCCAATCATCCCTCTCGCTCGAATCGTCCCCACCGACGCCCACCGCCACCTGCTGCCCCCGTGATGGCGGTGCCCGGCGCTGAGGCGTGGAAGACGCCCTGGGCGCAGATGAAGTATTTCTCCTTCAATCCGGCCGTTTACCCGAACATGCTCACTGCCGTCTCGCCTGATGCAGGGCCAGGCGACCTCGTGAATGTGTATGACAAGGAGGGAAATCGCTTTGGCACCGGTTTTTACAACGGGAAGGCCCGCGTACCACTCCGCGTGCTCGATCATCATCACGAGGACTTCGATGAAGCGGCGCTCGATGCACGCTTGGAGGCTGCGATCGACCTGCGGTTAAATACCTTGCGTCTCAATGACGTCTCGGATGCCTGGCGGGTCATTCACAGCGACGGGGATGGGCTTAGTGGCCTCATCGTAGATCGCTACGCGGACGTACTGAGCATCGAAGTGACCACCCTGGGCATCTGGCAGCGACTACGGCGCTGGCTACCCCGGCTGCATGAGCGGCTGGGCACGAAGCAGCACGTCATCGAAGTCGATCCCGACATCGCCCGCATCGAGGCCATCCGCCGAGCCGATGTGCCGGAGGCTGATGATGAGGCTCCGCGCAGTATCCGCATCCGTGAGCACGGCGTGCGCTATCAGGTGAGTTTTGAGGATGGGCATAAAACAGGCTTCTTCTGCGATCAGCGAGAAAATCGCGTTCGATTCGCCCAAATGGCCCGTGGGCACCGGGTGCTCGATCTTTGCTGCTACACGGGCGGATTCGCTCTAGCCGCCAAAGTTCTCGGTGGCTGCGAAGATGTGACGGGCGTCGATTTGGACGAAAAAGCCATCGCTCAGGCCAAAAAGAACGCCGATCTCAATCAAACCCGCCTCACCTGGACCCACGGTGACACCTTCACCTGGGGCCGCCAGATGCAGCAGAATGGCGAGCAATGGGACGCCGTCGTGCTCGACCCACCAAAACTCATCCACACCCGTGAACCGGAGGAAGCCCAGCTCGGCCGGAACAAATACTATGACATGAATGTCGTGGCCCTGAGTCTGCTACGGCGCGGGGGGCTCTTTGTGAGCTGCTCCTGCTCAGGGCTGCTGGATGTGGCAGAGTTTGAGGAGATCGTGATGCGTGCCGCCCACCGCAGCAAGCGCCGCCTCCAGATCCTCGACCGCCCCGGCGCAGGCGCAGACCACCCTGTGATGTCCAACTGCCCCGACGGCCGCTATTTGAAGACCCTGTGGGCCGTGGCGCTTTGA
- a CDS encoding transglycosylase domain-containing protein, producing MKGFDPALRPQSNWRGEAGLRLPFYKRAWFSALVALFLLGIVAVIGVYSVIMAPLRIEAEKFDLNELKKLEASSVIYDRDAEELARIYVLNRTPIAIKDVPQHFIDALIAQEDSRFFQHDGVDYIGLTRAVWLNLRAGEVTQGASTITQQLARQTFQLMEKSYKRKILEAFLAQRLEKHFSKFEILEMYLNRIFFGANFYGVQAAARGYFGKDVKELTIEESATIVGLIKSPNNIQPLKNPVRAIKERNYVLERMVIEGTLTRDVAEKLKLKPMATAPQSANMRQSSIFDTVSSEVMNLIGEEKASIGGFKIYTSIDQGLQRQVESAITKHLAEVEKHPGYEHQTYDQYKTILTDYTTKLRKGEIAPDTPRPRPEYLQGAALVMDNKDGSVLAMVGSRDFADSQFNRAMDGLRPAGTAFTPFVYAAAFSQRGVYPGSKVSAMPFDNRRVQIGGDGGWLGEWGTEEDSPKHIMADVSLRDALIRGRNSPVMNLGEKVGLQAVKDTATRAGISSTLSEYQNLFLGSSECRLGDMCLAYSNFPTLGSRPQKLRVIQRITDAQDNVVFQIPDAEQAPVQSMDPIAAYQTHTCLVEALHTGTGSLAVTDYKLGDFPVAGKTGTHYDFKDLWFLGYTSSVTCGVWAGFDKQKTIYPGAFSSKVVLPAWTEIINAATASYPAVEIAPPEVAERVELCRQSGLRATDYCYEKVKGPDGIEKSVRNTYMEYVRAGTIIDGFCSTHTGDGLGMDIAAFTQSAALDAASPDASLIPEGAKWAHVEPVRMRGVTVIGVDPYNSAVATPKAAPVNEDGSPVKKAIPVDPGAEPEDAPPTLKLTPPPAMKIEL from the coding sequence ATGAAGGGATTCGATCCTGCACTCAGACCCCAGTCCAATTGGCGCGGCGAAGCCGGCCTACGACTGCCATTTTATAAGCGTGCCTGGTTCAGCGCTCTCGTCGCCCTGTTCCTTCTCGGCATCGTGGCGGTCATTGGCGTTTACAGCGTCATCATGGCCCCGCTACGAATCGAGGCGGAAAAATTCGACCTGAACGAGCTCAAAAAGCTGGAAGCCTCCAGTGTCATCTATGACCGCGACGCGGAGGAGCTGGCCCGTATCTACGTGCTCAATCGCACGCCGATCGCGATCAAGGATGTGCCGCAGCACTTTATCGATGCCTTGATCGCCCAGGAAGATAGCCGCTTCTTTCAGCATGATGGGGTGGACTACATCGGCCTCACCCGTGCTGTGTGGCTGAACCTCCGTGCTGGTGAGGTCACTCAGGGGGCCTCCACCATCACCCAGCAGCTCGCCCGCCAGACCTTCCAACTCATGGAAAAGAGCTATAAGCGAAAAATCTTGGAGGCCTTCCTTGCCCAGCGGCTGGAAAAGCACTTTTCCAAGTTCGAGATCCTGGAGATGTATCTCAACCGCATCTTCTTCGGGGCGAATTTTTATGGGGTCCAGGCCGCTGCACGCGGTTACTTCGGCAAAGACGTGAAAGAGCTCACCATAGAGGAGTCAGCCACCATCGTCGGCCTCATCAAGAGCCCGAATAACATCCAGCCCCTGAAAAACCCCGTCCGCGCCATCAAGGAGCGCAACTATGTGCTGGAGCGTATGGTCATCGAGGGCACTCTCACTCGCGATGTCGCAGAAAAGCTGAAGCTCAAGCCCATGGCCACGGCACCTCAGAGTGCGAATATGCGTCAGAGCAGCATCTTTGACACCGTCAGCTCGGAGGTCATGAATCTCATTGGCGAGGAAAAGGCCTCCATCGGTGGATTTAAAATCTACACCAGCATCGACCAGGGCCTCCAGCGTCAGGTCGAGTCCGCCATCACCAAGCACCTCGCGGAAGTCGAAAAGCACCCCGGTTACGAGCACCAGACCTACGACCAGTACAAAACCATCCTCACCGACTACACTACCAAGCTGCGCAAAGGAGAAATCGCCCCCGACACGCCCCGCCCGCGCCCCGAGTACCTCCAGGGAGCCGCCCTCGTCATGGATAACAAAGACGGCAGCGTCCTCGCGATGGTCGGAAGCCGTGATTTCGCCGACAGCCAGTTCAATCGTGCCATGGATGGCCTCCGTCCGGCGGGCACAGCCTTCACGCCATTTGTCTATGCGGCGGCCTTCAGTCAGCGCGGTGTTTATCCCGGCTCCAAGGTGAGTGCCATGCCCTTTGACAATCGCCGTGTGCAGATCGGTGGTGACGGAGGCTGGCTCGGCGAGTGGGGCACCGAAGAAGACTCTCCAAAGCACATCATGGCCGATGTCAGCCTGCGGGATGCGCTCATCCGTGGTCGCAATAGCCCCGTCATGAACTTGGGGGAAAAAGTAGGACTGCAGGCCGTGAAGGACACCGCCACCCGTGCCGGCATCTCCTCCACCCTCAGTGAGTATCAGAATCTCTTCCTCGGCTCCAGTGAGTGCCGTCTGGGTGATATGTGCCTCGCTTATTCGAACTTTCCCACTCTCGGCAGTCGCCCGCAGAAGCTCCGCGTCATCCAGCGCATCACCGATGCGCAGGACAATGTCGTCTTCCAAATCCCCGATGCCGAGCAGGCTCCCGTGCAGAGCATGGACCCCATCGCGGCCTATCAGACGCACACCTGCCTCGTCGAGGCGCTGCACACAGGGACCGGCAGCCTCGCCGTGACGGATTACAAGCTGGGGGACTTCCCCGTCGCAGGAAAAACGGGGACGCATTACGATTTCAAAGACCTCTGGTTCCTCGGCTACACCTCCAGCGTCACCTGCGGAGTATGGGCAGGCTTTGATAAGCAAAAAACCATCTACCCAGGTGCCTTCTCCAGCAAAGTCGTGCTCCCTGCTTGGACAGAAATCATCAATGCTGCCACCGCCTCGTATCCCGCCGTGGAAATAGCCCCGCCAGAAGTCGCAGAGCGTGTCGAGCTCTGCCGCCAGAGTGGACTGCGGGCCACCGACTACTGCTACGAGAAGGTCAAAGGCCCCGACGGGATCGAAAAATCCGTGCGTAACACCTACATGGAATATGTCCGCGCAGGCACGATCATCGACGGCTTCTGCTCCACCCACACCGGTGATGGACTCGGCATGGACATCGCCGCTTTCACACAGAGTGCGGCACTCGATGCAGCATCCCCCGATGCCTCATTGATCCCCGAAGGGGCCAAGTGGGCCCATGTCGAGCCGGTGCGCATGCGAGGTGTCACCGTCATCGGAGTGGACCCCTACAACTCTGCTGTGGCCACGCCCAAGGCCGCTCCAGTGAATGAAGACGGCTCCCCAGTGAAAAAAGCCATCCCAGTCGATCCTGGTGCCGAGCCCGAAGACGCTCCACCCACGCTCAAGCTCACGCCGCCACCAGCGATGAAGATCGAGCTGTGA
- the polX gene encoding DNA polymerase/3'-5' exonuclease PolX: protein MTRQDAAAIFERIATLLELKGENPFKTRAYRAGAEIVESYSGDIMKMAAENQLAGIKGLGEALRDKLHEMATTGKLVFYEKLRSEFPETLFELFDIQGLGPKKVAALHSQLGVGSIADLKRVCEDGSAAALSGFGAKTVAKILESIAFHEQHASEFRLDQVYPVVQTMLEALREHPAASRVEICGSFRRGKETVHDLDFLVATKQPEAVIAAFVKLPQVVDVIAQGATKASVHVENGLQCDLRAVSSAEFPFALAYFTGSKEHNVAIRGRALTQGLSLNEYGFTATNDGAALPEVHEERDIYRALGLDYIEPELRENTGEIDAAEQGKLPRLIELENLRGVFHNHSTASDGRATLREMAEAAQELGMQYFGIADHSKSSFQANGLDEKRLLAQIDEIRALNAEYEGFRIFTGSEVDILKDGTLDFPDEILAQLDYTVASVHNVFNLPEAEMTKRIIKAIENPYITMIGHLTGRLLLQRPSYAVDVPAILDAAAATGTIIELNASGWRLDMDWRWWKLARDKGVKCSINPDAHSTHGLKDVVFGIRAARKGWLRREDVINTLPLAEVEKALKLKRK, encoded by the coding sequence ATGACACGCCAGGACGCCGCCGCCATCTTTGAACGCATCGCCACTTTGCTCGAGCTAAAGGGCGAAAACCCCTTCAAAACACGGGCCTACCGCGCTGGCGCAGAGATCGTGGAGAGCTACAGCGGCGACATCATGAAAATGGCGGCTGAAAACCAGCTCGCAGGCATCAAGGGCCTCGGTGAGGCCCTCCGCGATAAGCTGCATGAGATGGCGACGACCGGAAAACTCGTGTTTTACGAAAAACTGCGATCCGAGTTCCCAGAGACACTTTTTGAGCTTTTTGACATCCAGGGCCTTGGACCGAAAAAAGTGGCCGCACTGCACTCGCAGCTCGGAGTGGGCAGTATTGCCGATTTGAAGCGAGTTTGCGAAGACGGCTCCGCTGCGGCGCTTTCCGGCTTCGGAGCCAAAACGGTGGCCAAAATCCTCGAAAGCATCGCTTTTCACGAACAGCACGCCTCTGAGTTCCGGCTCGATCAGGTCTATCCGGTGGTGCAGACCATGCTGGAGGCACTGCGTGAGCATCCAGCGGCCTCACGCGTGGAGATTTGCGGCAGTTTTAGGCGTGGAAAGGAGACCGTGCATGATCTGGACTTCCTAGTCGCCACCAAGCAGCCAGAGGCCGTCATCGCCGCTTTCGTCAAACTACCACAGGTGGTCGATGTCATCGCCCAGGGAGCCACCAAGGCCAGCGTACACGTAGAAAACGGCCTCCAGTGTGATCTACGAGCTGTTTCGAGCGCCGAATTCCCCTTTGCCCTGGCCTACTTCACCGGCAGCAAGGAGCACAATGTGGCCATCCGCGGGCGGGCACTCACGCAGGGGCTCTCGCTCAATGAATACGGCTTCACCGCCACGAATGATGGCGCGGCCCTGCCAGAGGTGCATGAAGAGCGGGATATTTACCGCGCACTCGGCCTAGACTACATCGAGCCTGAGTTGCGTGAGAACACTGGTGAGATCGACGCTGCCGAGCAGGGCAAACTACCACGCCTCATCGAGCTGGAGAATCTGCGCGGCGTTTTTCACAATCACAGCACCGCCAGTGATGGCCGTGCGACACTGCGTGAGATGGCAGAGGCCGCGCAGGAGCTCGGCATGCAGTACTTCGGCATCGCAGATCACAGTAAGTCATCCTTCCAAGCCAACGGCCTCGATGAAAAGCGCCTCCTGGCCCAGATCGACGAAATCCGCGCACTCAATGCCGAATACGAAGGCTTCCGCATTTTCACCGGCAGTGAGGTGGACATCCTCAAAGACGGCACGCTCGACTTCCCAGACGAAATCCTCGCCCAGCTCGATTACACCGTGGCCAGCGTGCACAACGTATTCAATCTGCCCGAGGCGGAGATGACCAAACGCATCATCAAAGCCATCGAAAATCCCTACATCACCATGATCGGCCACCTCACTGGCCGGCTACTGCTCCAGCGTCCGAGTTACGCTGTCGATGTCCCAGCCATTCTGGATGCCGCAGCCGCCACAGGCACCATCATCGAGCTCAATGCTAGCGGCTGGCGCCTGGACATGGACTGGCGCTGGTGGAAGCTCGCCCGCGATAAAGGCGTGAAATGCAGCATCAATCCCGATGCCCACAGCACCCACGGCTTGAAGGACGTCGTCTTCGGCATCCGCGCCGCCCGCAAAGGCTGGCTACGCCGTGAAGACGTCATCAACACCCTGCCCCTCGCGGAGGTGGAAAAGGCCCTCAAACTGAAACGCAAGTAA
- a CDS encoding class I SAM-dependent methyltransferase: protein MPPPPPPPPRRRPLRSQAQHSHPQPQRAASSSGAHPLREHRTSWEKSADWYDRIIGERGSELYQAVVIPQALQLLAVQRGERALDLGCGQGVFCRALAQKGAEVTGVDASPTLIQKAKTYQVRPPVRYLARDAAHIADLGEYDAISAILCVQNMEKLAEVTAAAAKALKPGGRMLWVMNHPAFRIPRQSAWGFEDDRKIQYRRIDAYSSELSIPIVMHPGKHDSESTVSFHRSMERLTQAGFAAGLMLGGLQEWHSHKESQPGPRARAENRARKEFPLFLALLWRKV from the coding sequence ATGCCCCCGCCGCCGCCCCCACCACCACGCCGCCGCCCTTTACGCTCACAGGCGCAGCATTCGCATCCGCAGCCGCAACGTGCTGCAAGCAGCAGCGGCGCTCATCCACTGCGGGAGCATCGCACTTCCTGGGAGAAATCGGCCGATTGGTATGACCGCATCATCGGAGAGCGTGGCTCGGAGCTGTATCAGGCGGTGGTGATCCCGCAGGCGCTTCAGTTGCTCGCGGTACAGCGCGGGGAGCGTGCGCTGGATCTGGGCTGCGGCCAGGGTGTCTTTTGCCGTGCTTTGGCGCAAAAGGGCGCTGAGGTCACAGGCGTGGATGCCTCCCCTACCCTGATCCAGAAGGCCAAGACGTATCAGGTGCGGCCACCGGTGCGTTACTTGGCCCGCGATGCAGCCCACATCGCAGATCTAGGCGAGTACGATGCCATCTCAGCCATCCTCTGTGTGCAAAACATGGAAAAACTGGCCGAGGTGACGGCTGCGGCCGCGAAGGCTCTGAAACCCGGTGGGCGCATGCTCTGGGTAATGAATCACCCGGCCTTCCGCATCCCACGCCAGAGTGCCTGGGGTTTTGAGGACGATCGAAAAATCCAATACCGCCGCATCGACGCTTATAGCAGCGAGCTGAGCATCCCCATCGTGATGCATCCCGGCAAGCACGACAGCGAGAGCACCGTGAGCTTTCACCGCAGCATGGAAAGGCTCACGCAGGCAGGTTTCGCCGCCGGATTGATGCTCGGCGGCTTGCAGGAGTGGCATAGCCATAAAGAAAGCCAGCCAGGTCCCCGCGCACGCGCAGAGAATCGTGCTCGCAAAGAGTTCCCGCTCTTTCTTG